The Vibrio orientalis CIP 102891 = ATCC 33934 genome segment TGACTAAACGCTTTGCCAACATGTTTAAACAATATGGCGGTGGTGAGAGCGAAAGCAAAGAAGAAACCAGTGCTGATACGCTTGCTGCTTTGTTGAATCGACAATCAGCAACGCGCCAAGATGGCCGTGAATCTGTTCAGCTAAAACAAGACTCACCGCTTGCACGACTTATTGCAGAAGATCGCCGACTAGAGAGACCAGCAGCTAAACTAGATCCTACGCGCTATGAACGTTCTCGTTCGAATGAAGCGGCGGTAGCTAGTGAAGATCTTGAAGAAATGAAAGAAGAGATGACGTCAATTCGTCGCCTCTTAGAGCACCAAGTCTCTGGACTAATGTGGCAAGAAGTAGAGCGTAGAGAGCCACTTCGAGCGATGTTAATTAAACGCTTAGAGCGCATGGGCGTCTCGTCTGATTTGGCCGATCAGTTAGCTTGCTATATTCCGGAAGATACCGCGCCAACTAAAGCGTGGAAAGCACTGCTGGGCTTGGTGGCAGACCAAGTGCCAGTCTCACAAAAAGATATTTTAAAGCGTGGCGGTGTTGTCGCGCTTCTTGGGCCTACTGGTGTAGGTAAAACAACGACAATTGCCAAGTTAGCTGCTCGCGCGGCAATGGAGTATGGCTCAGATAATGTCGCGCTTGTTTCAACCGATACATATCGTATCGGTGCACATGAGCAATTAGCCATTTATGGACGCATTATGGGCTGTCCAGTAAAAGTGGCTAAAGATTCCAATGAGTTAGCCGATGTAATATATCAGTTACGAAATCGTCGCCTAATTCTTGTTGATACAGCTGGTATGGGACAGCGTGACGTTAGATTGTCTGAACAGCTGGATACTTTGATGCAGGAAACCGGTGAAGTGATTCACAGCTACTTGGTTCTTCCGGCTACTGCGCAGCGCAAAGTATTGCAAGAGACCATCGACCACTTTAAGCGTATCCCATTATCTGGGTGCATTATGACAAAGCTTGATGAGTCATTGAGTCTCGGAGAGTTCCTTAGCGTGGTAGTTCAAAATGCACTACCCGTGACGTATATAGCGAATGGACAACGAGTTCCCGAAGATATTGTGATAGCGCAACCAAAATACATGGTCGCTAAGGCAAACGAATTACTTGAGAAGTCGACAGATGACGAACCTCACTACTGGAATAGTGAATCGGAAAGGTTCTAGGCGGCGGACGATTATGACAAAAAATATGATACAAGACCAAGCAAGCGGATTACGCCGCTTAACACAGCCTTCACTTACCAAGGTCATTACTGTGACGGGTGGTAAAGGTGGTGTTGGTAAATCTAATGTGACGTTAGGAATGGCTATCTCGATGGCGCGACAAGGCAAAAAAGTCATGGTACTTGATGCTGATTTAGGTCTCGCAAATGTTGATGTCATGCTAGGTATTCGACCTAAGCGCAACTTAGGCCATGTACTGGCAGGCGAATGCGATCTGAAAGATGCCATTGTCGAGGGGC includes the following:
- the flhF gene encoding flagellar biosynthesis protein FlhF, yielding MKIKRFFAKDMRTALLQVKGELGDDAVIMSNKKVAGGVEIVAAVDGEGSSGAVNNYSSNPRHNNPRPTQAKPSASSPNRTLAEDKVSLQSQSGPDRSVTKRFANMFKQYGGGESESKEETSADTLAALLNRQSATRQDGRESVQLKQDSPLARLIAEDRRLERPAAKLDPTRYERSRSNEAAVASEDLEEMKEEMTSIRRLLEHQVSGLMWQEVERREPLRAMLIKRLERMGVSSDLADQLACYIPEDTAPTKAWKALLGLVADQVPVSQKDILKRGGVVALLGPTGVGKTTTIAKLAARAAMEYGSDNVALVSTDTYRIGAHEQLAIYGRIMGCPVKVAKDSNELADVIYQLRNRRLILVDTAGMGQRDVRLSEQLDTLMQETGEVIHSYLVLPATAQRKVLQETIDHFKRIPLSGCIMTKLDESLSLGEFLSVVVQNALPVTYIANGQRVPEDIVIAQPKYMVAKANELLEKSTDDEPHYWNSESERF